One Ananas comosus cultivar F153 linkage group 1, ASM154086v1, whole genome shotgun sequence DNA window includes the following coding sequences:
- the LOC109717110 gene encoding NDR1/HIN1-like protein 10 gives MYGAQPGYYGPPIPPQPLATQPSYAAERRRRCFCSTGTAVAAFLAIFGIAVIALWLVFRPQKIVVAVTDAVLYRFDLATTTKPPSLAFNLSATVSVRNPNKRVGIVYDWLEADSYYYGTRLGWVSLPALYQGHRSTSAWRPAVAGSSYVDIGSSGIADFKNQNTTGSFGVGLWLFGRVRYRFGSATTKQYVLRVQCVLKLRLLAPGAANNGFVRTPCKVLKW, from the exons ATGTATGGAGCACAACCGGGCTACTACGGCCCACCCATCCCTCCCCAACCCCTCGCAACCCAACCCTCCTATGCTGCTGAACGCCGCCGCCGGTGCTTCTGCAGCACAGGAACAGCCGTCGCCGCCTTCCTCGCCATATTCGGCATCGCTGTCATCGCCCTCTGGCTCGTCTTCCGCCCGCAGAAGATCGTCGTTGCTGTCACAGACGCCGTGCTCTACCGCTTTGACCTCGCCACCACCACGAAACCTCCGAGCCTCGCCTTCAACCTTTCCGCCACCGTCAGCGTCCGCAACCCTAACAAGCGGGTCGGCATCGTCTACGACTGGCTTGAGGCCGACTCCTATTACTACGGCACGCGCTTGGGCTGGGTCTCCCTGCCCGCTTTGTACCAG GGCCACCGGAGCACGTCGGCGTGGAGGCCTGCGGTAGCGGGGAGTTCGTACGTAGATATCGGGAGCTCAGGCATAGCGGATTTTAAGAACCAGAACACCACGGGGAGCTTCGGCGTCGGGTTGTGGCTCTTTGGTCGCGTTCGATATCGGTTCGGTTCGGCGACAACCAAGCAGTACGTCCTGCGGGTGCAGTGCGTGCTGAAGCTGCGGCTGCTGGCTCCCGGAGCAGCCAATAACGGCTTCGTCAGGACACCCTGCAAGGTGCTCAAATggtga